GACAGCCCTCTATCTGAATGTCCCGGTCGTGATCGTAAGGCGGGACAACAAAGTGACAGAGGGATCGGTCGTCAGCATCAACTATGTATCCGGTTCCAGCAAGCGCATTCAAACGATGTCGCTCGCTCGTCGGGCCCTGCCGGAACAATCGCGCGTCCTGATCGTCGACGACTTCATGAAGGCGGGCGGCACCGTGCGGGGGATGATCGATCTCTTGCAGGAATTCCGCGCGACCGTCATCGGATGCGGCGTGCTGGTGGAAACCGCCGATGTCTCCGAGCGGCTGGTAGATGAATACGTCTCCCTGGCCAAGCTTCAGGAGGTCGACATCAAAGGCAAGCAGATCGAAATCGAACTGGGCAGTTACTTTCAAAAATAGAAGGGAGTCAAGGTTATGGGAATTTCATTCGTATCCACCAATCAAGCTCCGGCAGCAATCGGACCGTATAGTCAAGCCGTCAAGGCAGGTTCCTTTTTGTACGCCTCCGGCCAGATTCCGCTCCGTCCGGACGGCACGTTGGTCGAAGGGGACATCGTCGCGCAGACTCATCAGGTATTTGCCAACATCAAAGGGGTGCTGGCAGAAGCAGGCTTGACCCTGTCGGACGTCGTAAAGGCTACCGTGTTTATCAAAAACATGGACGACTTTGGTCGCTTGAATGAAGTGTACGGCCACTATTTCGGAGATCATAAGCCCGCCCGTTCGACTGTGGAAGTCGCCCGACTGCCTCGCGATGTACAGGTGGAAATCGAAGTCATCGCCTATTTGGGCGAGTAAAAAATCAACGTTTCCGGAACCAAAGCCCGGCACCACCCGCGTGCCGGGCTTGTCTTTTAGTAATAATTGGAGTATGCTGGAGAAAATTATAGATTTTTTTGCAAAATTTCGGTAAACGGAGCAGGAATATTTACCCAGTGCGTGGAAATACTCCTAAACGCTTTTTTTATAGATAAAGGGAGTGAACATGATGGAAGTAACAGATGTTAGACTTCGCCGCGTGAATACGGATGGTCGTATGAAAGCCATTGCATCCATTACCATCGACCACGAATTTGTGGTTCATGATATCCGTGTAATCGACGGAAACAATGGCATGTTCGTAGCAATGCCGAGCAAGCGCACCCCCGATGGGGAATTCCGCGATATTGCTCATCCGATTTCCTCGGCGACGCGCGAAAAGATTCAGGCAGCAGTACTAAGCGAATATGAGCGTGTAGGTCAGGAAGAAGAGAGCACCATCGAAGCAGGCGCATAACCATTTTGAAAAAACAGGCACCCTGTCATAGGACGGGGTGCCTTGTTCATGCATAGCAGGCTTGCAAATCTGCAATGATTTTTTCCTTGTCCAATCCTTCTCCTATAAACACCGCGACCATTTTTGGCCCAAAATTTTCAAAGGGAAACAAATGAACCTGATTATCCGTATGCTGAAAAGAGATCAGTTCATCCCGCCCCTTGAAGAGCACATAGCCTTTGGCGCGGTAGACGTTTTTCGGCAGATCCCAAAGAAAATCCTCGAATTTTTCTCCATCGACCGGCCCAGTAAAATGGTAGGAAAATGTTTCAATACTATTGTACAAAGAGGGTTCGGAACGATCCAGCCCGAGAGACTGCTTCACTTTTCCCAAAACGGACAGCTTGCCGATGCTTTTTTGCACGGCGGGACCGCCCGTCCGTCCTGATTCTCTCTCCAGTGCTGCCTTTTCCCCAATCCGCTTTACCCAAAGCAGCTGATCGAGCTCCATCTCCCCGTGGATGGTGACGTGGACCGGGGCGTAGGGATTCAGCTCGGACACCTTGGCTTTCACTTTTTCCAAGGCGTCGGCAGAGACCAGATCGCTTTTATTTAATAGAAGCAAATCGGCGTATTTGACCTGATTGCGGATGGTCTTGACCAGCGAGCCTTTGGATGAAAAGCGGGAGTTCAGATCGCGAAAACGGGAAGCGTCCACTACGCTGACAATCCCTTTGAGGTCCAGATTGTCGTAGAGTTCCGGATGTGCCAGCGCGTCCACGACATCCACCGGGTCAGCCACCCCGGTCGTTTCGATCAGGATATGGTCGGGCGTAAAACTGGAGAGAATCTCCTTCAGCCCCTCTGTCAACTCACCTTGGATCGAGCAGCAGATGCATCCATCGAGGAGTTTCTTCACGGGAAAGCCGAAGCCTTGCAGCTGTTCGCCGTCAATGTCTTCTTCGCCCATTTCGTTCATCAGAACAACCACCTGCCCGTCCCGTTTGCGCAAATAGGCGAGCAGCTTCTGCAGCAGGGTCGTTTTTCCGCTGCCCAGATAGCCCGTCAAGATATAGACGCCGGCCTTCATCGCATCCGTCCTCCTTCTTACCTAAATATTTTGGCAGCTTTGCCAATTCCATCATAAAACAGGCTTCTGGCAGCGTCAAACCGTGCCGAAAGTCCATTTGCTTGTCTGTTACGATTAGAGGATCATGCGCCGATTATCTTGAAATCCCCATATGATTAAGATATAGTCATTGTGGAACTTCTACGCTGGAGGGTTGACATGTCGAATATCCATGCCGTAGTACTAGCAGCAGGTCAAGGAACACGGATGAAGTCAAAGCTGTACAAAGTCCTGCATCCCGTTTGCGGAAAGCCGATGGTCCAGCATGTCGTGGATACGCTGGCGTCCATGCGGGTGGAGGATGTCGTGGTCGTCGTCGGACATGGTGCCGACACGGTTCAGGCTGCACTGGGCGATCGGGTGAAGTACGCCCTGCAAAGTGAACAGCTGGGTACAGCTCATGCCGTGCAGCAGGCGGCGCCGCTTTTACAGGGAAAAGAAGGAACGACGTTTATTTTGTACGGCGATGTCCCCCTCTTGTCCGAGGAGACATTGACGGAGCTGTTGCGTTTTCATGAGGAGCAGCAGGCGGCAGCGACTGTGCTGACAGCGGTGTTGCCCGACCCGACCGGATATGGCCGGATGGTCCGCAACGCTGCTGGCGAAGTTGTAAAAATCGTCGAACATAAGGACGCCTCTGAAGAGGTACGGGCGATCAAAGAGATTAATACAGGCATATACTGTTTTGACAACCAAAAATTGTGGAATACACTGGCCCAGGTGAAAAATGATAACGTACAAGGAGAATACTATGTGACAGATTGCATTGGTATTCTTCGGGATGCCGGTGAGAAGGTAGTCGCCTTCGAAGCAAGGGATCCGGATGAAACCATGGGTGTCAACGACCGTGCACAGTTGTCAGAAGCGGAAGCTTATATGCGCAAGCGCATTGCCGTTCGCCATATGAAAAACGGCGTATCGATTATCGATCCGCTGTCCACGTATATTGAGGCAGATGTCGAGATTGGGCCGGATACCGTGATCCAGCCGGGCACCTACCTGCGGAGAGGGACAACCATCGGCAGCGATTGCGTCATCGGGCCGCAGGCAGATCTGCGCAATACGCGCGTGGCAGACGGTGTGACCATCTCTTACTCGGTACTCATTGATGCACAGGTGGACAGTCAGACGACTATCGGCCCGTTTGCCTATGTGCGTCCGGGGACGGAGATCGGTCCGAACGCAAAAATTGGCGATTTTGTGGAATTGAAAAATGCGAAAATTGGCAAGGGGTCCAAGGTGCCCCACCACAGCTATCTGGGTGACGCGGAAATTGGCGAAGATGTCAACATCGGTTGCGGCACTATCACGGTAAACTACGATGGTGCGGTCAAGCATAAAACCGTCGTGAAGGATGGCGCTTTTATTGGTTGCAATACCAATCTGGTGGCCCCGGTAACTGTCGGGAAGAACGCATATGTAGCAGCCGGCTCCACGATCAATCTGGATGTGCCGGATGACGCGCTGGCCATTGCCCGCGAACGTCAGGTGAACAAACCAGGATATGCAAAAAAAATGCCGCGAAAAGGCAAAAAGGAATAACACGGGAGGTTCTTGAAAGATAATGGCTAATTACCGCGACCCCAAACTGAAGGTATTTACGTGCAATGCAAACCCTCAGCTGGCGAAGGAGATTGCCGAGCACATCGGCGTCCCGCTGGGCAATTCGGAAGCCGTACGCTTCAGCGATGGCGAATGTCAGATCAAATTGAACGAAAGCGTGCGGGGCTGTGATGTCTTTGTCATCCAACCCACCTCGGCACCGGTAAACGAACATCTGATGGAGCTTTTGGTCATGGTGGATGCACTGAAGCGCGCTTCGGCCAAAAGCATCAACGTCGTCATCCCCTACTACGGGTATGCTCGCCAGGACCGCAAAGCGCGCGCCCGCGATCCGATTACGGCCAAACTGGTTGCCAATCTGATCGAGACGGCCGGTGCGCACCGCGTCATCACGATGGATTTGCATGCGACCCAGATCCAGGGATTCTTTGACATCCCGGTCGATCATCTGCTGGGAGTACCGATTTTGGGCAAATACTTCTCCGAGAAGGGGCTGAAAGACATCGTCGTCGTCTCCCCTGACCACGGTGGCGTGACGCGCGCCCGCAGACTGGCCGAACGTCTGGAAGCGCCGATCGCGATTATCGACAAACGCCGCCCGGAGCCAAACGTCGCGGAAGTGATGAATATCGTCGGAAACATCGACGGGAAAACAGCCATTATCATCGATGACATCATTGACACAGCGGGCACGATCACGCTCGCAGCCAGCGCCCTGATTGAGGCAGGTGCTCGTGATGTCTACGCATGCTGCACACATCCGGTCCTCTCTGGCCCTGCCATTGAACGGATCGCCAACTCGAAAATCAGCGAACTCGTCGTGACCAATACCATTCCGCTGACGCAGGAACAGCTCATTGACAAAATCAAGGTGCTGTCGGTTGCGCCGATTATTGGGGAAGCCATTATCCGCGTGCATGAAGAACTGTCGGTCAGCAAGCTGTTTGACTAAACGGCCATCTTCAGGGATGGAGAAGACCTCCACTGGACAAGCTAGAAGGTAGGAAGAAACTTCTAGCTGCCAGAGGAGGTTTTTTTATGGAAGCGATACAGGCGAGCATTCGCCGCAAGGGAGAGACGACGAACAAAGGATTGAGACGAAGAGGCTGGATTCCCGCCGTCATTTACGGTTCCGACATTGAAAATCTTCCGATTCAGGTAGAAGGACGCCAGTTGGATCAGGCTCTCCGTCAGCAGACGACGAACAAGCCCTTTTCCCTGGTGATCAATGGAAACGAGCACATGGTAATGGTCTACGAGCTGCAGCGCCATCCGGTGATGGGGAATATCCTGCACGCTGATTTTAAAAAGATCAATATGAATGAAAAAGTTCATACGAGTGTTCCGATTCTCATGACGGGAGACCCGGAGCTGGGAGTGGCCACGCTGGTCCGCCACAGTGTAGAGATCTCCTGCCTCCCTGGAAATATTCCCGAGTCGTTTACCGTGAATGTAGACGGTCTGCAGATCGGGGACGTGGTGCTGGTCAAGGATCTGGAAGTTCCGCCAAATATCGACCTCGGTCTGGACGAGATGGAAGTCGTCATCAGCGTTCTGCCGGTAAAAGCCAAATCGGATGAGTCGATCGAGGCCGAGCAGGCGGCGGAAGCGACGGCGGAAAATGCCGCCGCGCAAACGGACGATGCACAAAAGGTCTAGCGTCGGCTTCTGTTCATTGCAAAAATGCCCTGATGTTGCCGTCAGGGCATTTTTTCTGTGTCAGGGTTTCTTTGTTTCCTTCTCTATTTTGCGGTAGAATGTAGGGGAGAATGAGGAGGGAGCAGGCGTGAAAGTAATCATCGGACTGGGCAATCCCGGCAAAAAATATGAAGATACTAGACATAATGCTGGTTTTTTAGCCATAGATAAAATTAAAGACAAATGGAACATACCTGTTCAGCAGAACAAATTCCGTGCGTTGGTCGGCGAAGGACGGATCGAGGAAGAGAAGGTACTCCTCGTGAAGCCGCAGACCTACATGAACCTGTCTGGCGAATCCGTAGCCGAAATCTTGAAGTTTTACAAACTAGGGCCGGAGGACATCGTGGTCATCTACGATGATCTCGATCTGCCCCCTGGACAACTCCGCCTCAGGGAAAAAGGAAGCGCAGGCGGCCATAATGGCATCAAATCGCTGATTCAGCATATGGGGACCCAGGAGTTTAAGCGGATCAAAATCGGGATCGGCCGTCCGGAGCCGGGCCGGAGCGTCAGCGATTATGTGCTTCACCCTTTTTCTGCGACAGAGCGTCCGCTGATCGATGAAGCCGCCGAGCTGGCTGCAGCTGCGGCTGCGATGTGGACGCGAGAGCCGTTTGTAAAAGTGATGAATCAGTACAACACGACCGCCAAACCTTAGTATGTTTTGCCACTCTCCCGGTCATACTAAGCCTAGGAATGGCTGGGAGGTTTGTAGGGATGAGCATTCGCTATGAATGCCGCTGCTGCGGCATGAGGATCGCGGAGTTTGACGAAACCCAGGTATCGGAGGAACAGCTGGGGTTGAACTCCTTGACCGAAGAGGAACGTGCTCTTATAATATCCAGAGAACTAGGGGGAGACACCGTGGTCAGCATCACGTGCGGTTATTGCCGCGACGGGCTGCAATTGTACCCGGAGCTCTCATTGATAGGGAACCCGTTGCAATAAACGGGCAGTGCTTTCGAAGGCTTGCAGATACAAGGCCTTGGCTTGCTTAAGCTAAGGCTTCTTTTCGCATGGTCGACTGGCAGCGCTATCATCACTGCCGATCCGGCTTTTGCGCATAGAGGCGGAGTATACGTTTGTTCAACACAGAAAAACCTGAGAGGGGACCAGTGAATGCAAGTCATCATTAACCCGATGAAACAGGATGCCCATATCGGCACGATTGTAGCCGGATTGGAGACCGGACTGAGCGAACAGCTCGTCTCCGGTCTGGCGGGCTCCGCACGGCAAGCTTTGATGGTTGCCCTAAGGCAGATGAGCAATCGTCCGATCTGCGTCATTACCCATAACATGTTCCAGGCGCAGAAGGTATATGAGGACCTCATCGAGCTTGTCCCTGCGGAAGATGTGCTGCTTTATCCCGGGAACGAACTGATTGGGTCGGAGCTGGCTGTTGCCAGTCCCGACATTCTGGCGCAGCGCATTCACGTGTGCAACCGTTTGGCCAAAGGCTTTACGGGTTTTTTGGTTGTGCCTTATGCCGGTTTGCGCCGTCTGGCGATTCCTCCGCACGTCTGGAAGGAATCGCAAATCGAGCTGTCGGTCGGGCAAGAGCTGGATATAGACGCGTTTCTGCTGCGATGTATCGAACTCGGATACGAGCGAGTGGATATGGTGGAAAGGAAAGGCGAGCTGAGCGTTCGTGGCGGCATCGTGGACCTGTATCCGATTGACGCCGAATGGCCGGTCCGCATTGAACTGTTTGATGTAGAAATCGACTCGATCCGCAGCTTTGACATGGCGACGCAGCGTTCCCTGGAATCGATCCAAAGCTACACGATCGGACCCGCCAAGGAGATGTTCGCGTCTACCGCGCTGCTGCAGGAATCATCAGTTCGTCTGGAGCAAAAGCTCGGCGAGACCGTAGCCAAACTGAAGGATGCGGCCGCCAAAGAAAAAGTCGTCGAAAATATCGGCGGCGACGTGGAGCGGATGAAGCAGGGACAGCGTTTTCCTCATCTGTACTCCTATATTTCCGTGATCTACCCTGAGCAGGATACGCTTTTGTCCTATATGCCGCAAGACACGGTTCTGATCGTCGATGAACCGTCTCGCGTCTTGGACACGGCTGCACAGCTTCAAAAGGAAGAGGGAGAATGGCTGACCGGACGGATTATGCAAGGAGAGTACATGGCAAATCTGAGCCTGTCCCGCCCGTATGAGGAGATCATCTCTTCCAAACAGCGGCAGATCGTCTATCTGTCGCTATTTCTGCGCCAGTCCCCCAAAACGCAGCCGCAGAATATCGTCAATCTCACCTGCCGCACGATGCAAAATTTTCACGGCCAGATGAATGTGCTGAAAACGGAGCTGGCTCGCTGGAAAAAAGCGCAGGACCAGATCGTTTTTGTCGCGGCCGATCTGGAACGAGCAAAAAGATTGGAGCGCGTCCTGCACGACTACGAGATGGAGGCGGATCTCTTAACCGAAGAGGCGTCGACAGTGCCCCCGGGGCGGCCCACAATCATCCTGGGCAATCTGCAAACAGGCTTCGAACTGCCGCTGAACAAGCTAGTCGTCATCACGGAGGGCGAGGTCTTTACCGCCAAGCAGCGCAAGGCCCGCAAAGTGCAGCAGACGATGACAAACGCCGAGCGGATCAAGAACTACCTGGAGCTGAAGCCGGGTGATTACGTCGTCC
This sequence is a window from Brevibacillus composti. Protein-coding genes within it:
- a CDS encoding RidA family protein, giving the protein MGISFVSTNQAPAAIGPYSQAVKAGSFLYASGQIPLRPDGTLVEGDIVAQTHQVFANIKGVLAEAGLTLSDVVKATVFIKNMDDFGRLNEVYGHYFGDHKPARSTVEVARLPRDVQVEIEVIAYLGE
- the spoVG gene encoding septation regulator SpoVG, with translation MEVTDVRLRRVNTDGRMKAIASITIDHEFVVHDIRVIDGNNGMFVAMPSKRTPDGEFRDIAHPISSATREKIQAAVLSEYERVGQEEESTIEAGA
- a CDS encoding CobW family GTP-binding protein, with the translated sequence MKAGVYILTGYLGSGKTTLLQKLLAYLRKRDGQVVVLMNEMGEEDIDGEQLQGFGFPVKKLLDGCICCSIQGELTEGLKEILSSFTPDHILIETTGVADPVDVVDALAHPELYDNLDLKGIVSVVDASRFRDLNSRFSSKGSLVKTIRNQVKYADLLLLNKSDLVSADALEKVKAKVSELNPYAPVHVTIHGEMELDQLLWVKRIGEKAALERESGRTGGPAVQKSIGKLSVLGKVKQSLGLDRSEPSLYNSIETFSYHFTGPVDGEKFEDFLWDLPKNVYRAKGYVLFKGRDELISFQHTDNQVHLFPFENFGPKMVAVFIGEGLDKEKIIADLQACYA
- the glmU gene encoding bifunctional UDP-N-acetylglucosamine diphosphorylase/glucosamine-1-phosphate N-acetyltransferase GlmU, producing the protein MSNIHAVVLAAGQGTRMKSKLYKVLHPVCGKPMVQHVVDTLASMRVEDVVVVVGHGADTVQAALGDRVKYALQSEQLGTAHAVQQAAPLLQGKEGTTFILYGDVPLLSEETLTELLRFHEEQQAAATVLTAVLPDPTGYGRMVRNAAGEVVKIVEHKDASEEVRAIKEINTGIYCFDNQKLWNTLAQVKNDNVQGEYYVTDCIGILRDAGEKVVAFEARDPDETMGVNDRAQLSEAEAYMRKRIAVRHMKNGVSIIDPLSTYIEADVEIGPDTVIQPGTYLRRGTTIGSDCVIGPQADLRNTRVADGVTISYSVLIDAQVDSQTTIGPFAYVRPGTEIGPNAKIGDFVELKNAKIGKGSKVPHHSYLGDAEIGEDVNIGCGTITVNYDGAVKHKTVVKDGAFIGCNTNLVAPVTVGKNAYVAAGSTINLDVPDDALAIARERQVNKPGYAKKMPRKGKKE
- a CDS encoding ribose-phosphate diphosphokinase, with product MANYRDPKLKVFTCNANPQLAKEIAEHIGVPLGNSEAVRFSDGECQIKLNESVRGCDVFVIQPTSAPVNEHLMELLVMVDALKRASAKSINVVIPYYGYARQDRKARARDPITAKLVANLIETAGAHRVITMDLHATQIQGFFDIPVDHLLGVPILGKYFSEKGLKDIVVVSPDHGGVTRARRLAERLEAPIAIIDKRRPEPNVAEVMNIVGNIDGKTAIIIDDIIDTAGTITLAASALIEAGARDVYACCTHPVLSGPAIERIANSKISELVVTNTIPLTQEQLIDKIKVLSVAPIIGEAIIRVHEELSVSKLFD
- a CDS encoding 50S ribosomal protein L25, producing MEAIQASIRRKGETTNKGLRRRGWIPAVIYGSDIENLPIQVEGRQLDQALRQQTTNKPFSLVINGNEHMVMVYELQRHPVMGNILHADFKKINMNEKVHTSVPILMTGDPELGVATLVRHSVEISCLPGNIPESFTVNVDGLQIGDVVLVKDLEVPPNIDLGLDEMEVVISVLPVKAKSDESIEAEQAAEATAENAAAQTDDAQKV
- the pth gene encoding aminoacyl-tRNA hydrolase translates to MKVIIGLGNPGKKYEDTRHNAGFLAIDKIKDKWNIPVQQNKFRALVGEGRIEEEKVLLVKPQTYMNLSGESVAEILKFYKLGPEDIVVIYDDLDLPPGQLRLREKGSAGGHNGIKSLIQHMGTQEFKRIKIGIGRPEPGRSVSDYVLHPFSATERPLIDEAAELAAAAAAMWTREPFVKVMNQYNTTAKP
- a CDS encoding anti-sigma-F factor Fin; translated protein: MSIRYECRCCGMRIAEFDETQVSEEQLGLNSLTEEERALIISRELGGDTVVSITCGYCRDGLQLYPELSLIGNPLQ